The nucleotide sequence TATAAACGTCATCGGCGCTGAACAGAGGTATCCTCAAAAAGTTGTTGCTTATGCACTCAAGCTTTTAGGTTATGAGGAAGCTTACAAGAATTTCCATCACTTAGCCTATGAGCATGTGGTAAGGCCAGAAGGTAAGTTTAGTGGTAGGAAAGGAACATGGATTGGATTCACTGTTGATGAAGTTGTAAATGAAGCTGTAAAGAGGGCAAAAGAACTTGTTGAAGAAAAGAACCCCAACTTATGTGAAGAAGAAAAGAAGAAAATAGCAGAGGCTGTAGGAATCGGAGCAATAAGGTACAACATGCTCAAATACTCCCCAGAAAAGATAATCACATTCCGCTGGGAGGATGTGCTCAACTTTGAAGGCGAAAGCGCCCCCTATGTTCAATACGCACATGCGAGATGTGCTTCAATCCTGAAAAAAGCCGAGGAAAAAGGGATTGTCTTAGAATTCGAGAAGCTCTTAGAGAATGCGGACTTCTCAAACCTCGACAAAAAAGAAAAAGAACTCATAAAACTGCTCTCAAGATTCCCAGAAATAGTTAAGGAAGTAGGAACAGAGATAAAGCCTCACCTTCTAGCTTGGTATGCCAATGAAGTCGCAATGGTGTTTAACAAGTTCTATATGGCATTGCCAGTGCTTAAAGCAGAGAAAGGAATACTCGAAGAGCGTTTATTATTGGTTATGGCAACAAAGCAAGTCCTAAGGAATGTGCTTAATTTAATGGGAATAGAAGCTCCAGAAAGAATGTGATTATAAAAAGGGCTTTCCAGTGTTTACTTCAATTTTTTGTTTTCTTTCACTTGTTAATATCACTGTCCCAACCCCTATTAAAATCACAGAAATTGCATATTCTATAGCTGAAGGATGTTGCCTAAGTTCGGCATAAACTATGCATTCTTGATCGCTTTCAACTTCTATTAGATGTTCACCCCTAAACCTTGCAGAATAAGTTTTGAATTCTCCAACTTTCTCTCCATCGATTTTTACTGTAAATGGTGTATCAGAGGTCAGCCTCACTGAAATATCACCATTCAAATAAAGAGCATCCGTAAACTGGTTGTTTTTATTTAATACCATTTGTTCATGTGAACCATATTCCCTTACAAGCATTGGATATAAAGTAAGGAGAAACACCAAATACAAAAAGCCGCACAATAAGATCGATACACCTAGAAGTTTTCTCATGCTCTCACCTATTTTGATTATCATTATTTGTCTATATAACTTTTACTCAAAAATCGAGTATTACTGAAATTTGGAAAACCCTAAATAGAACAAAAACTAAAGGAATACGGTGAGTTTATGAAAGGTGTGATAGTCCCGTTGGTTACTCCGTTTAATGAAGACTATTCACTGGATTTCCAGGCTTTAGAGGAGCACATAAACTACCTCCAAAGAGTCGGGGTTCATGGAATTTTTATAAACGCAACTACTGGAGAATTCACGAGCTTAACCAAAGAAGAAAGAAAGCTCCTAGCTGAAAAAGGACGGGAACTTGTGAACGCATCGTTTTACCTAGTAGGAACGGCCTCAACAAACACTTTTGAAGTTATAGAGCTCACAAGACACGCTGAAGATATTGGGGCAGATTACGCAGTGATCGCTCCACCATACTACTGCCCCTTAAATGACGAAGCCCTCTTCACTCATTATTCACTGATTGCTGAGAAATCAGACATTCCAATAATTCTCTACAACATTCCAAGTTGCGCGAATCCTCTGAGTGTCCCACTGATAAAAAAGCTAGCCCTTGAGTATGATAACATAGCTGGAATTAAAGAAACAATAGACAGCATAAGCCATGTGAGAGACGTTATCTTTGAGGTTAAAGGAGAGAGAAAAGACTTTAAAGTGTTTACTGGTTTGGATCATCACTTCCTAAACACACTAATTCTGGGAGGCGATGGTGGAATAATGGCGTGTGCAAACTTTGTTCCTGAAATTCATCTCAAGCTTTTCAAGGCATTTGAAGAGAAAAAGCCCGAGATGTTTGAATATGCCAAAAAACTGGCAAAACTTTCCCAGATTTACAGCTTGGCATCTTCCTTTGGCTCTGCAATAAAGATTGCAATGCAACTTAGAGGATTTTCAATAAAGCCAGTATTGAGACCTCCATATGTGATGGATGGAAAGGAAACAAGGGATAGAATAAAAGAGCTTCTAGCTTCACTGGAGCTTATACCTTAAGAATGCTCCCAGTCCACCAAAGGCCTTATAGAACTGCTGTCCTTCCTCGGTGTCAAGCGAAATGATTTCAACGTTAGCCCCTATTTCTTCTGCCATTTTTATTAGCTCCTCGGCAACATCCCACTTCTCAAAGCTGATGTTCTGACTTCCGCACTTTGGACATGTCTTAAGTTTCCTCTTGTAAACTTCAAACTCCTGCTCGCTCATTGTTTTAAGCTCTTCCCAACCACAGTTGTTACATTTAGCTTTGACTCTAACTTTGTCGTATCCTTCGCTTATCAATAATGTATCAACGGCTCCAAGCTCCAAAGCCTTTCTAACTTCCTTTTCACCATAAGTTATCAGTCCAGTGTCTTTAACTAGGTGTCTGAAGAAGTCCTGAACAAGCTTTTTCTCCTTAATTGCTTCATGTTCTGATAGAATATCGCTTGCCTTTTCAACAAGTTCCCTCAGTCCATATTCTCCATGATAGCTGATGTCGACTACTCCAATTATCTTTTTCCTGAGTTCATGATGGAGGTAGTCCCCTTCAACAAACTCCTCTTTTGTTGGTCCGGGACCACCAATAATTATCCCTTTGAGCTCTCCTTTCTCTAGAAGAGGGAGAAATGCCTTATTAGCATGCTCTCCAATCCTTTTCATGAATTCGTGAGTCTCCTGCTCTCTAATTCTCTCGTATCTTCTTGCAGACTGACCACCGGCTCTGGTCTTTCCTGGAACGTTGGATGTGAGTTCATCAACAACTTCAATTCTCTTTCCTCTGAGGATCCCTATAGTAGCCTCGTTTTTCTCAACTGTTATAAGACCATAAGCCTCTTTAACACGAAGCATTTCTTCCAATGGTTCTGTAACAAAAGTCTGATCACATCGATATAGTCTAACTTTTAGAGGCTCTGGTGGAATAATTGCAAATACCCTGATGTCGCTAACTCCTTCTTGCTCGCTCACGTTTCCGACAAACAAAGCTAGCCCAGTTGGTGGTGTCTGTTTGTAGAGTTTCAAGTGCTGCATTGCCCTTTCCAAAGCCCCAAGGACATTCTTTCGAGTTGATTTTGACTTAATATTCTGGGCGGTTCCATACTCTTCCCTAAGCTGCTGCATGACTTTATTGAGATCATAACCTGCGGGGATATACAGAGAGACAAGCTCAGTTGCTCGCCCTCTAAATTTTTTCAATTCCTCAACCTTTTTCTTCAATTCATACATTTCAGCTGAAGTGTGAGACATGAGCATCACCTCAAAACCGCTCTCGCTAACGACTTAAAAGAATTCGAATTTATAAAGATTTGGTCATAAAAAGGCAAAAGGCTAGATAAAAGACAATACCAACAAAATGAAAACTCCAACAACTCCACCCACAGCTATTATCAGAAGATTAATGAGGTTCAGTTCAATATGAGCAACGCCGAGGAAATTAATTATTCCCACCAAAATCAATCCCACTATTGTGTTCACTGCCATCCATTTTAATATTGCCAATGTCAGTTTCAAAATTAAATAACCTGCCAAGATAAGAAAAATTAAAAGTATGAACCATTCAAACATTTTTATCCCCCAATACCTATTAATGGATTGAAGGTTAAAGCTTTTTTGCATAGTTAACTTTAAAACTTCAACATAGAGGTTAGTTTAGGCAATGAAGAGAGCGAATTGCACTGAAGGGTGATGAACCTCCACTGCGGAGCCTTTCAGAGGTGATAAGATGGAAATTAAAGAATTCCAACAGATGATAAAAAACATATACTTTCACAGGGATTCAAAGAGGGGACTAGAGAGAACTTTCTTATGGTTTGTTGAAGAAGTTGGTGAGCTAGCTGAAGCTTTAAGAAAAGAAAAACAAGAAAATATAGAGGAGGAATTTGCTGATGTTCTTGCATGGCTTGTGAGTTTAGCAAATTTGGCTAATGTTGACCTTGAAAAAGCAGCCCTAAAGAAGTATCCAAATAGGTGCCCCTATTGTGGAAAGAATCCATGTGAGTGTGAGAAGGAGTAGCACTACACCTTTGATTACCTTTTTAACTTAAAAAGAAATATTAAGAATCATGAAATAGAGAGATCTAGAATTCCTCTAAAGGTGACAAAATTATGAGGAATAAAAAAGAAGTCACATACTTTTCTGTTATAGCAATATTCTATTTGCTTACGCGATTATATCTAACCTTAACTTATTTTGATGAATATTTTGATTATGACGAAGGGACATATCTTTTAATCGCCAGACTAATAAATTGGGGATATCTACCATATAGAGACATCTTTGCTGTGCATCCGCCTCTCTATTACTACACATTAGCATTGATTTTGAGAATGTTTGGAGACAATTATATCATTGGACGACTATTTTCCGTATTTCTAGGTTTTGCATCACTAATAATTGCCTACTATGTTGGAAAAGAAGTGAGAAACGAGAGATTGGGAATAATACTTGCTGGATTTTTGGCTATGAACCCTACTTTACTTCTCACGAACTTTTTAGCAGTACAGGAAACATTTATAGAATTTTTTGCTCTTATTTCGCTCTATTGTCTTATCAGATATCTAAAGACAGAAAAAAAGCACTATGCATATTTGTCTCTATTCTTAGCAGGTCTTGGGTCTACAGTTAAATTTACAATAATACCCCATGCCATCTCTATTTATCTAGCATTGTTAATTTTCAGGAACAAAAACATTTATAGGTATTTATTAAAAGCAAAACAGATTATCGTGAATAAAGAACAAATAAAGATAATTACGATAACATATGTCCTAATGACCTTAGTTGTATCCTCTTTTCTTGTTATATTCCCAACAAAAGCAACTAAAGATATAATGGTTGTACCTGGATTTTGCAGGATGGATAATTTTTATCAAACTCTCCCTTCACTTCTTTTAATTTCAATATGGTTCATTTTTACAGCAATGTCGTTTAGGATAAAATTTGTTAATGCTTTTTTGGAAATTATGTCTCTAATAATTAATGATACAAAGGAAATTTTAAAATATGGTCTTATGATACTTCTGCCGAAGATTATTGTAGAGGGATTACTTGGATTAGTGAGCACAACCCAATATGTTAACCAAACATACCTGCTCCAAGGTGCAAGAATGTGGCCAGTATTTAATTTCTTTTGGTATATTGGGGAGGTTTTTAATGATGTGTTTTCTAAGAGATTTGATGATTTACTTTTTAGGTTTCCTATTATCCTTTTGGTGTTATTTGTTTTGATAGCTAGTTTATTTAAAATTGATTCATCAAAAAATGCAATTCGTGGAAAGTTAGTAATTTTGTTCTTAATCAACTTTTTTGTATATTTCTTTATGTCTCCCATAGTCCCATTTGAGAAATTCCTCATCCCAATGTGGATAATTTTGTACATAATATTGCTCGATTTTCTTTTAGGTAGTGGGTTATCAAAAAGACAAGCTATAGCTTTTATATTAGCTGGCATTTTGTTCCTCTCGATTGCTGATTTTGGAATTATATACCGGTATTCCGAACAGAGAGTTATAATCCGGAAATATGGTAATCATTCAAAGGAATTAAGAGATGAATTAGAACTGTACTTGAGGGAAAATTATACTATAAAAGGAAAAGTTTATTCTGCGAATCCTATGAATACGTATTATCTGAACTTAGGTACGGCTCCAAGGTACTTGGATCTATATGGCCTAGCCGTGCTTAAAGAGTTAAATGCCTCACAATTTTTCAAGATTTTAAAACAAGAAAATATCACCCACTTTATCTGTAGTACCTGGTGCTACATAACATGGCCAAGCAAAAACCTCAACAACATTTTGCGCTCTCTCTTAAGAACTTTACCAAGTAACTACACTCTTTTATATGGCAGTTCTTATGAAAATGGAGATACTATTGAGCTATATAGCCTTGAGAAAAATAATTCTACAATTACAATAAAGCCATATTTCGGGACTCTTTTACTGATAGTTGAGGGGAAATATATTGGGAAGATGTATGTAGAGGATAACAAGATGGTGTATAATTTCAAAACAACTGTTTCTCAGCTTAACGAGAACAAATATAAAATTATCCAATATTCAGCCAATAAAAATAAAAAACATGAATTTATGGCAAAGATTAGGAGTAATGGAGTTATATTCTATTTTAAGAATTCAACAACAATATTAGTAAAGTTCTTATCTCCAATAGCTGTGTTAAATCAGACTAGAGAGACAAAAAGTGCTGATGGTGTAATTCTCATTATAGGAGATCGAAAAATAAAAATATATGGAGAAGATCTAGAGATTACGAAAATATCTAGAACAAAAATTAGAATACATGGAACAACTCTAATATTGCAGGAGGAATGGTAACAATGAATATCACTAAATTCAAAAAAATCGAATTGTTTGCAATTTTAACAATTTATGTGGTTCTAAGATTGCCCCTCTTGACTGTTATGAATGAATACTGGGACTATGATGAGGGAACATATCTGTTGATTGGGAAACTTATAACTCAAGGTTATTTACCATATAGAGATATTTTCGCTGTTCACCCCCCAGGTTATTATTACCTCCTAGCTCTCTGGATGAAAATATTTGGCTTCAGTTACATTGTAGGAAGAAGCTTGTCTCTCTTTTTGGGTGGTATTTCTGTAGTTATTGCATATCTCCTAGGAAAAGAAGTTAAAGATGAAAAGCTTGGCTTTGTCTTGGCCTTAATTATTGCCCTGGATCCTATGCTCCTCCATGTAAACACTTTGGCAATGATTGAAAATGGTTTTGAACCAGTAATCCTAGCTTCCCTTTACTATTTTGCAAAATTTTTAAAGAGCGAAAAGGATAAGTACGCAAACTACTCCCTTTTGCTAGCAGGCTTTGCAACAACGATAAAGTTCACTGCAGCCCCGTTTGCTGCTGGATTGTTCCTAACAATCTTATTCTACAGACTTCAAGAGCTATGGGAATATATTAACAGCTTTTTAAGTGTGATTTTTAACAAACGCCAGGTATTTATCCTCCTTTCAAGCTTCACAATTATGACAATTATTGTGACTCTAATAATTTCGCTCTTTCCAAGTGACCTTAATAGAAAGCTTTTTGTTGTCCCAATACTTCACAAAATTCCCTTAGTCTGGACTGTTATTTCTGTTGCAATATTCCTGTTAATTTGGGGGTTTTTAACCCTATATGCTTACGACATCTCCTATGTTCAAAAAGTGATTAGAACTATAGTATTGGTTGTTTCAAACTTCAAAACTGTGCTAACTCTTGCTTTTTGGATCCTTTTGCCAAAGTTATTAGTTGAAGGAACCTTGGGAATTCTCGTAAGTCCCAATTATCTCTCTCAAACTTATGGTATTCAAGGAAGCAGATACCCACCAATTTTAAACTTTTTTGATTTTCTTAGTGATAAGATGGAAGCCATTAAAGTAAACGAACCTGAGTTTTTGCTCTTTGACTTATTAATTATCATAATCCTTGCAGTTTTGTTCTTTAAGTTTGTAATGGATAAAAAAAGCGAGCAAGACAAGATACTTAACGGCTTTGCGTTCCTATTTGTGGCAAGTCTGGGCATTTATACAATTATACCTACTATTATGAATACAAGGTTCCTTATTCCAACGCTTTTAACACTTTATACTCTCTCGGCTTATTATATATCAAAACTTAATTTCACACGAAAACAATTTGTGTCAATTTTCATTCTTTCAATACTTGTCCTTTCTCTTGCTGATATATCTTTAGCATTCGTCCAGCCAAGGGGTAAGTTAAAACTTGCATCAACACCTCATGCTAAAGAGCTCAGAGATTCTCTAAAAGAATATCTTATGAAAGTTCCACTAGATGGAATCATTTATGGGGTCAGTCCAATGGAAAACTTTTACTTGGGATTAGACACTGTGCCATATTATGTTGACAACTTTGGGTTAATTTTAGCAGGAATGAACTCAAGTGAACTTTTAGAAAGAATTAAAGAGAATGGGACAAAGTATGTAATTGTCAACACCTGGGTTTATGCTTTTACTTCCGAAAATAAGCTCAGAGGTGAATATCTAAAGCTTGTGAAAAATTTAAGGGCAAATTATTCTCTTGTATATGGTGATTCCTATGACAAAGGGGATGTCAAGGAGCTTTATTTCATAGGAAAACTGAACCCTCAAAATCTAACATTCCGCAGTGGATGGGGCAAGCTTGAGCTTTTGGATGGAGATTTTAAACTGATTAATGTTTATCCTCAAATTGATAATGAAACATTCAACCACCGCTGTAAGGTCTTCCTTGCGGATAATGACGAATACTGGCTGAAATTTTATTCAAATAACTCAGAAACTTCCATGAAACTCATCAAAAGAGGAAACATCGTTAGGATAAGAGACATTCCAAAAGACACGAAGTTTATAATCGAGTTCGAAGGAGTTAGCAAGATAGTGAAGGTTGGAAATGAAATGTACCCCATAGAGGTTTTATCAAAAAAGAATAATAAAGAAGTGACACTGTTTCCATTAAAGGGTGGGGAATTGAAAATCCTAGGCAACTTTATCATAGAGTCGATGGACAGTAATATCGTAGTAGAGGTGAAATCAAATGAAATTACGATTCAATTCCTTAAATCCTAAGGTCATGATAGTGCTACTTTCAATACTCACTGTTCTATTAGCCAAACTGAATCCTTATTTATCTCTCCTTTTACCATGGTATCTTGGATTCCTCATGATTTCTGAAGAAGACTTTGATTTTATTGAAAAACTTGCCCTTGCTCCCGCACTCGGGTTAGGAGTGGTAATTTTCATAATGCATATCCTAAGCTGGTTGAAAGTATCTTTAAGGTATTCATACCCAATAATTGTCCTTTTAGTTATTGCACTCTCCTTAGCAAGAGAATTGAAACTCGAATTAAGCGCAATAGATAGAACCACAATCTTTGGTTTGTTAATTGCTGTTTTTCTTTCCGTAGGAATTAAGATCCCCTTTCTTCATGTCCCTCCATACTACGGGAAGGACACAATTTTCCACGCTTATAAACTATTGGAAATCATGAAAGAAAACTCACTATTTATTTCTCAGATTCCCAGCTATGCTCCTATTGGAATAAGGACTTATCCTGCAGGGTACCATTCTATTTTAGCATGGATTATTCTACTAACTAACATACCTATACCAACCGCTATGCTGTGTTTTAGGGTATTCATATGGCTTTTATTACCTTTAGCAACTTTTATCGTTTCGTCACAGATGTTCAATAAACAAACTGGAATACTATCCTCGATTTTGGTACCATTAACGTATTTATACTATTATTATTTGCATTATACTCTTTTTCCAGCATTTTCAAATTATTATTTCTTTTTAATCGCTCTCTTCCTTTATAATCAACTCCTATTGGAGATTGAACAAAAAGATGGGAAAATTTTAAGACTTTTCATATTAACTTTCTTCATCATAACAACTATGCTACTGATACATCCATACTCTTATTTACTCTTCCAAGCATATGCAGGAATAACTTTAGTTATGTTCTCGCTAATGAATAGAAGAATAGACCCAACTATAATACGAATCTTTATAATACAATCCATTGGAAGTTTTTTGTGTTATTTTCTTTTGGAGTATCCCACGAAGTTAGATATTATTTCTCACTCCCGGCCTATTTTTAATTTGCCCCAATATTCTCTTAAAGATAATCTAGCATGGTTTAACATGGCACTATCTAATACTTTTATTCACAATGGACAACTATTTTTAGGCCTCTGTTTTATCATAGGGATTTTGTATATGTTACTAAAATGTGAAGATACAATCCGCCTATTATTTTGGAACTCATTGCTCTTGACAGTTGTATATGACATCTTCCTAATTTTAAACAAAGTTCACTTTCATATTCCGATTCCTCTCTATTCCTCAATATGGAATGCAGAGAGAATATACATATTAATAACCCCCATTATACCAATAATTGAAGGAGTGGGCTTATATTTGATTCTTCAAAAGGCCATTTCTTTAATATCTATCCACATTTCTCCAAGTTGCACAATAGAGAAAGGATTAAAAACAATTCTAATAGTTATGTTGATTTCTTTTTTAATGCCATCTCTTTTCTATACACTAATAATTGATATATCTTTTGAAAAGATGCACATACTAAACCACGAAAGTTATTCTGCTTTTAATTGGATTAACAACTCTCTCCCACCCAATGCTTCGCTTATAGTCTCCAATACCCACGACTCTGGTGAATGGATACCTGTCTTTACCGGAAAAATAATTATCTTTTCTCATAACTCTGATATCCCCTTTAGAGAGAGTAAAAATACATATGTTTATATAGATTCAAGAGGAATTGGGGCAATTGGTGATAACATCGTTTCTTTAAACCCATTTGAGTTTTTTGGCAAGTATGAGTTATTGTACTTTAATTCAAACATTTGGATTTACAACCTGTCCGCAACTTGGAATGCTACAGATCCAAGAGTGATAGAAAAACTTAAGGAATATTACAAACTCCCCAAAGATGACATAATTGGAACGGATTTCAGAGATTGGAAGTATTTAGCTTATGGATTTCTCCTCAGAAATCCGGTTGTAATTAGGGGGGCTATATTAAACAAATGGAATTTCGCGTTTGCTCCAAGAGGATGCGGCTATATAGTATTTGTTCCCACTCAAAGTTATAACAATCTATTCCTAAAAGTTATTTTCTCAAAACAAGATCAGACTATTGAGATTTGGGTAAATAACAAGAAGATTGGAGAAATTAAAAATGAAACCCAGACATTTAGATATGAATTTAAGGAGAATGGGCTTTATATAATTGAACTAGAAAGTGAGGAACCTTTCGGATTTATACTCCTAGAGTTGGAATGAACAAAAAATAGGGTTAAAGAATTGAGAATAAAAACAAGTCAAATCAACTTGTTGCTGATTGTAGTTGTTCGCTTAACTCGCTGCTTATTGCTCCAACACCGCTCTCTACAGTACTGCCAGCGGTGCTAGCTGAACCTCTTAGGAATCTGATAACAATTGCTACTATGATTAACACTGCCGCAATTATAAAGAGGTATTCGACTGCACCTTGAGCCTTCCTCATCATTTCCCAACACCTCCCCGAAAATTTTACAATATATTGGACACAGAACCCTTATATATACCTTCCTCCGTAAATATGGGCATATACTACTTAAATTTGGAGAAACAAGTTAAACAAAAAATAAAAACAACAAATTCCAAATATGCCAAATGGTTTACATCAGTATATTCTTTCACGAACTTGATTTTGACAATTGCTCACTAAGCTCACTACTGATAGCACCAACGCCACTTTCTATTGTCCCACCCGCTCCACTACTACCCCTCTTAAGGAATCTTAATGTAATTGCCACTATAATCAACGCAGCCGCAATGACGAACAAATACTCAACAGCAGTTTGTGCCTTTCTTTTCATAAAAACACCCCAAGCAGATATCAAAACAGTATAAAAATAAAATTATCGCAAAAACTACAAAATTTGGAAGGAAAATCACTCCGTAGCTGCTGACTGCAATTGTTCGTTTAACTCTTGGCTTAATTGTGCAACGCCACTACTTACTGTACTACCAGCAGCACTAGCTGCATCTCTTAAATACTTAATA is from Thermococcus paralvinellae and encodes:
- a CDS encoding dihydrodipicolinate synthase family protein codes for the protein MKGVIVPLVTPFNEDYSLDFQALEEHINYLQRVGVHGIFINATTGEFTSLTKEERKLLAEKGRELVNASFYLVGTASTNTFEVIELTRHAEDIGADYAVIAPPYYCPLNDEALFTHYSLIAEKSDIPIILYNIPSCANPLSVPLIKKLALEYDNIAGIKETIDSISHVRDVIFEVKGERKDFKVFTGLDHHFLNTLILGGDGGIMACANFVPEIHLKLFKAFEEKKPEMFEYAKKLAKLSQIYSLASSFGSAIKIAMQLRGFSIKPVLRPPYVMDGKETRDRIKELLASLELIP
- the prf1 gene encoding peptide chain release factor aRF-1, whose product is MSHTSAEMYELKKKVEELKKFRGRATELVSLYIPAGYDLNKVMQQLREEYGTAQNIKSKSTRKNVLGALERAMQHLKLYKQTPPTGLALFVGNVSEQEGVSDIRVFAIIPPEPLKVRLYRCDQTFVTEPLEEMLRVKEAYGLITVEKNEATIGILRGKRIEVVDELTSNVPGKTRAGGQSARRYERIREQETHEFMKRIGEHANKAFLPLLEKGELKGIIIGGPGPTKEEFVEGDYLHHELRKKIIGVVDISYHGEYGLRELVEKASDILSEHEAIKEKKLVQDFFRHLVKDTGLITYGEKEVRKALELGAVDTLLISEGYDKVRVKAKCNNCGWEELKTMSEQEFEVYKRKLKTCPKCGSQNISFEKWDVAEELIKMAEEIGANVEIISLDTEEGQQFYKAFGGLGAFLRYKLQ
- a CDS encoding pro-sigmaK processing inhibitor BofA family protein; the encoded protein is MFEWFILLIFLILAGYLILKLTLAILKWMAVNTIVGLILVGIINFLGVAHIELNLINLLIIAVGGVVGVFILLVLSFI
- a CDS encoding MazG nucleotide pyrophosphohydrolase domain-containing protein; the protein is MEIKEFQQMIKNIYFHRDSKRGLERTFLWFVEEVGELAEALRKEKQENIEEEFADVLAWLVSLANLANVDLEKAALKKYPNRCPYCGKNPCECEKE
- a CDS encoding ArnT family glycosyltransferase, translating into MRNKKEVTYFSVIAIFYLLTRLYLTLTYFDEYFDYDEGTYLLIARLINWGYLPYRDIFAVHPPLYYYTLALILRMFGDNYIIGRLFSVFLGFASLIIAYYVGKEVRNERLGIILAGFLAMNPTLLLTNFLAVQETFIEFFALISLYCLIRYLKTEKKHYAYLSLFLAGLGSTVKFTIIPHAISIYLALLIFRNKNIYRYLLKAKQIIVNKEQIKIITITYVLMTLVVSSFLVIFPTKATKDIMVVPGFCRMDNFYQTLPSLLLISIWFIFTAMSFRIKFVNAFLEIMSLIINDTKEILKYGLMILLPKIIVEGLLGLVSTTQYVNQTYLLQGARMWPVFNFFWYIGEVFNDVFSKRFDDLLFRFPIILLVLFVLIASLFKIDSSKNAIRGKLVILFLINFFVYFFMSPIVPFEKFLIPMWIILYIILLDFLLGSGLSKRQAIAFILAGILFLSIADFGIIYRYSEQRVIIRKYGNHSKELRDELELYLRENYTIKGKVYSANPMNTYYLNLGTAPRYLDLYGLAVLKELNASQFFKILKQENITHFICSTWCYITWPSKNLNNILRSLLRTLPSNYTLLYGSSYENGDTIELYSLEKNNSTITIKPYFGTLLLIVEGKYIGKMYVEDNKMVYNFKTTVSQLNENKYKIIQYSANKNKKHEFMAKIRSNGVIFYFKNSTTILVKFLSPIAVLNQTRETKSADGVILIIGDRKIKIYGEDLEITKISRTKIRIHGTTLILQEEW
- a CDS encoding ArnT family glycosyltransferase produces the protein MPLLTVMNEYWDYDEGTYLLIGKLITQGYLPYRDIFAVHPPGYYYLLALWMKIFGFSYIVGRSLSLFLGGISVVIAYLLGKEVKDEKLGFVLALIIALDPMLLHVNTLAMIENGFEPVILASLYYFAKFLKSEKDKYANYSLLLAGFATTIKFTAAPFAAGLFLTILFYRLQELWEYINSFLSVIFNKRQVFILLSSFTIMTIIVTLIISLFPSDLNRKLFVVPILHKIPLVWTVISVAIFLLIWGFLTLYAYDISYVQKVIRTIVLVVSNFKTVLTLAFWILLPKLLVEGTLGILVSPNYLSQTYGIQGSRYPPILNFFDFLSDKMEAIKVNEPEFLLFDLLIIIILAVLFFKFVMDKKSEQDKILNGFAFLFVASLGIYTIIPTIMNTRFLIPTLLTLYTLSAYYISKLNFTRKQFVSIFILSILVLSLADISLAFVQPRGKLKLASTPHAKELRDSLKEYLMKVPLDGIIYGVSPMENFYLGLDTVPYYVDNFGLILAGMNSSELLERIKENGTKYVIVNTWVYAFTSENKLRGEYLKLVKNLRANYSLVYGDSYDKGDVKELYFIGKLNPQNLTFRSGWGKLELLDGDFKLINVYPQIDNETFNHRCKVFLADNDEYWLKFYSNNSETSMKLIKRGNIVRIRDIPKDTKFIIEFEGVSKIVKVGNEMYPIEVLSKKNNKEVTLFPLKGGELKILGNFIIESMDSNIVVEVKSNEITIQFLKS
- a CDS encoding DUF6541 family protein, producing MKLRFNSLNPKVMIVLLSILTVLLAKLNPYLSLLLPWYLGFLMISEEDFDFIEKLALAPALGLGVVIFIMHILSWLKVSLRYSYPIIVLLVIALSLARELKLELSAIDRTTIFGLLIAVFLSVGIKIPFLHVPPYYGKDTIFHAYKLLEIMKENSLFISQIPSYAPIGIRTYPAGYHSILAWIILLTNIPIPTAMLCFRVFIWLLLPLATFIVSSQMFNKQTGILSSILVPLTYLYYYYLHYTLFPAFSNYYFFLIALFLYNQLLLEIEQKDGKILRLFILTFFIITTMLLIHPYSYLLFQAYAGITLVMFSLMNRRIDPTIIRIFIIQSIGSFLCYFLLEYPTKLDIISHSRPIFNLPQYSLKDNLAWFNMALSNTFIHNGQLFLGLCFIIGILYMLLKCEDTIRLLFWNSLLLTVVYDIFLILNKVHFHIPIPLYSSIWNAERIYILITPIIPIIEGVGLYLILQKAISLISIHISPSCTIEKGLKTILIVMLISFLMPSLFYTLIIDISFEKMHILNHESYSAFNWINNSLPPNASLIVSNTHDSGEWIPVFTGKIIIFSHNSDIPFRESKNTYVYIDSRGIGAIGDNIVSLNPFEFFGKYELLYFNSNIWIYNLSATWNATDPRVIEKLKEYYKLPKDDIIGTDFRDWKYLAYGFLLRNPVVIRGAILNKWNFAFAPRGCGYIVFVPTQSYNNLFLKVIFSKQDQTIEIWVNNKKIGEIKNETQTFRYEFKENGLYIIELESEEPFGFILLELE
- a CDS encoding class III signal peptide-containing protein, translating into MMRKAQGAVEYLFIIAAVLIIVAIVIRFLRGSASTAGSTVESGVGAISSELSEQLQSATS
- a CDS encoding class III signal peptide-containing protein; translation: MKRKAQTAVEYLFVIAAALIIVAITLRFLKRGSSGAGGTIESGVGAISSELSEQLSKSSS
- a CDS encoding class III signal peptide-containing protein; the protein is MMRKAQGAVEYLFMVAAVLIIVAIVIKYLRDAASAAGSTVSSGVAQLSQELNEQLQSAATE